The genomic window CCGAGGCTGTTGAGGGAATTGTAGGAGCCCACGGCGCTCAGCCCCAGGATCACGAGGAACAGCACCAGGATGCCGCCGCACCCCAAAGCGATCTTTCCGCCCAGTCCCATGTTGCCTCCGATGATTGCCCTGCCAGCATACCCCCATTGCCCTTTCGCAGCGGGACCCGCCTATGATGCAGGTGGGGGGCCCGCACGCATGGATCTGGTTCTGGTGGCCATACATCTGGAAGCCTCGGCCCGGGCCGTGCCCCTGGGACCGGCCATGCTGGCCTCCGTGCTGCGGCGTTCCTTCGGCGCCGAAGTCGCCGTGCGGGTGCTGGACCTCTACCTGGACCAGACCCCCGAGGCCTGCGCCGACCGGATCCTGGAGGACGCCCCCCGGTGGGTGGGGTTCTCCATGTACCTCTGGAACCGCGACCTGACGATGGCCGTGGCCCGGGTCCTGCGGGCGCGCCGGCCGGACCTGGTGATCTTCGCGGGCGGCTCGGAGGCCACCGCGGACCCCGAGGGCGTCCTGGGCGACCCCTCCATGGACCTGGTGCTCCCCGGGGAGGGCGAGGACCTCATCGTTGAGGCCGTCAAGCACCTGCTCCGGGGCCAGGACCCCCGCGCCCTCCAGGCCACCCTCCGCCCGGCCCCCGTGGCGGACCTGGCCGCGCTCCCCAGCCCCTACCTGGACGGGACCCTGGACCCTTCGGCCTACCCGGGCCAGCTCTGGGAGCTGAGCCGGGGCTGCCCCTTCAAGTGCGACTTCTGCTTCGAGTCCCGGGGAGGCACGGGCACCCGCCGCGTCCCCATGGAGCGGGTGGAGGCCGAACTGCGCCTGTTCGAGGCCAAGGGCGTCAGCCAGATCTTCGTGCTGGACCCCACGTTCAACTTCGACCGCGCCCGGGCCAAGGAGGTCCTGCGCCTCATCGCCGCCGAGGCGCCGGCCATCCACTTCTTCTTCGAGATCCGCACCGAGTTCATCGACCGCGAACTGGCCAGGCTGTTCGCGTCCATCCGCTGCACCCTCCAGATCGGCCTCCAGAGCGCCCACGACGCCGTGCTGAGAAACATCAACCGCCGCATCGACCCGGATGAATTCGAGAGCCGGGTCCTCCTGCTCCACCGCGCCGGCGCCACCTACGGCTTCGACCTCATCTACGGCCTGCCCGGGGACGACCTGGAGGGCTTCAAGGCCAGCCTCGACTACGCCCTGGGCCTGGCGCCCAACCACCTGGACATCTTCTGCCTGGCGGTGCTGCCGGGCACCCGGCTCTTCGAGACGGCGGCCTCCTTCGGCCTGGAGCACCAGGCGGCGAACCCCTACCTGGTCACCGCCTCCCCGGGGTTCCCGCCGGAGGACCTGGCCCAGGCCGCGCGCATCGCCCGGGCCTGCGACACCTTCTACAACGACGGCAAGGCGGTGCCCTGGTTCGCCATCGTCCAGGGCGCCCTGGGCCTGGAGCCCTCCGAACTCTTCCGCCGTTTCGCGGACCACCCCGGGTCCGGGGACGTCATCGGCCTGCAGCGCGACTTCATCACGGCCCAGTTCGAAGCCCTCGGGCTGGAGGCCCAGGGTTCCGTGGCCGCGGACCTCATCACCTGGTTCGGCCTCTCGGCGCGCCTCGCCGACGCCGAGGCGCGGCGGGAGCCGCTGGCGGGCCCGTGCAGCGGGTTCTTCGCCCACGACCCCGCCCTCCTCCTGGACCAGCTCGCCGCGGGCATCACCGAGCTGGAGGACCTGTCCTTCGTCCTGCCCGCGGACCCCGGGGAGCGGATCCTCCACTTCAGGGACGGCGAAGCCTGCCTAGCTGAGCCTCGCTGAGGCCGCCACCGTCTGGTCCACGTGCACCACCAGCGCGCCGCCAGGAGCGGCCTCGGTCACCGCGAAGTGGACCAGGGGGTTGACCGCGGGCCCCAGGAGGTTGCCGCCGGAGAGGTCGTACTGGCTGCCGTGGCAGGGGCAGGTGATCTTCGTGCCCGCCGGGAGGTCCACGGTGCAGCCCTGGTGGGTGCAGATGGCGGTCATGGCGTAGATGCCCGAGGCGTCCTTGATGAGGAAGAAGTTCGCCAGGTTCCGGTAGTCGCGGACCGTGCCGTCGGGGGCGGCCAGGAGGGCAGCCTTGGTGTCCTGGGTCGTCACGCCCCCGGCGGGAGGCGGCGGAGGGGGGGCGGCGGTGGAGCCTCCTCCGCCTCCCCCGCAGCCGCAGGCCAGGGCCATGCCGCACACGGCGGCGCCCAGGCAGAAGGTCCGGCGGTCGAGTTGGAGGGTGGTTTCGGGCGCAGACATGGCTTCTCCCAGGGGGGGTCGGGTTCGGCCCTCCCCCGCCGCGGGGGAGGGATGGCCCAGCATCCATCCGGGAAGGGGGTCCCTCCAGATCCGCTTCGGGAATAGCGCCCCATCCGGTCCCTACCAGCGCTCCGGAGCTCCCGGGGCGACGGGGGCCAGGGCCAGGTCGTGGAAGTCGTAGCTGAAGTCCGTGGACGGCGAAACGGCCTTCATGGCCACCCGGGCCACCTTCCCGGCGGCGTCGAGGGAGAAGGTGACGTAGGCGTCCGCGTCGAGGGTGCGGTCCTTCCAACGCACCACGAAGGTGTCGTACTGCCAGTGCTCCAGCGTTCCCGAAAGGCCCGGGGTGTGGGTGAACCGCATGGCCAGCTTCCCGCCGGAGGCCTCCACGAGGACGTCCCCGTACCAGGGGTCCCGGTAGCGCCCCGCATAGCCCTCCAGGGGCAGGGCGGGCTTCGAGGCGGCGTTGCGGGTCCCGGCGGCCTTGGCGACCTCCTCCTTCGCCCGGGCCTTCTGGGCCGCCCTCACCTCCTGGAAGGCCGCCACCCAGTCCTTGGGCGGCGCGCCCAGGTAGTGGTCCAGCACCGTGTTCGTGACGGCCTTGAAGGCGGCGCCCTCCTCCTGGTTCGTGAGCACGATGACGCCCAGGTTGCGCCCCGGCACCATGCTCACCTCCGTGACCATGCCCTTCAGGCCGCCGGTGTGGGAGACCAGGAGGTGGCCGCGGTAGGTCCGCACGTCCTCGCCCATGGCGTAGGCCAGGAAATCGGACCGCGCCTCGGCCAGCGCCGCGGGGGGTTCGCCGTGGGGGATCAGGGTCAGGGGCGTCCACAGCTCCCGGGCCCGCTTCTCGCTGAACAGGCGCCTGCCGCCGCCCAGGTCCCCCTTGGCCAGCAGCGCCCGCACCCAGCGCGTCAGGTCCTCGGCGGAGGCGACGATGGCCCCGGCCGGGGCGCTGTTGTCCATGACATCGTGTTCCACCGGCGCAAGCTTGTCGCCGTCCATGGCGTGGGCCGCGGCCACGTCGTCCCCGGTCCGCACGTCCCGGATGCTGGTGCGGCTGGAGGCCATGCCCAGCGGCCCGAAGAAGCGCTCCCGGATGAACTCCGCCCAGGGCCGGCCCGAGACGGCCCGGATCACCTCGCCCGCCACCGTGTAGAGGATGTTGTCGTACGCGTAGGCGCTCCGGAAGCTCGTGGCCAGCGGCACGAACCGCAGGCGGTGGACGATCTCCTCCCCGGTGAGGTCCGTCGGCGGGAAGAACATCAGGTCCCCGGCCCCGAGCCCCAGGCCGCTGCGGTGGCACAGCAGATCCCGGATCCGCATCTCCCGGGTGACGTAGGGATCGCTCATCTGGAAGCCCGGGAGGCGGTCCACGACCCGGTCGTCCCAGGCCAGCTTCCCTTCGTCCACGAGCATGGCCAGGGCCGAGGCCGTGAAGATCTTCGTGTTGGAGGCGATGGCGAAGAGGGTTCGCGGGGTCACGGGGGCCGGGTCGCCCAGCCTGCGCACGCCGTAGCCCTTGGCCAGGACGACCTTGCCGTCCTGCACCACCGCCACGGCGATGCCGGGCACGTTGAAGGCCGCGCGGGTGCGCTCCACGGCGCGGTCGAGGTCCGCCTGGGCGGCGAGGGGGAGGGCGAGGATCAGCGCCGGCGGGAACCAGCGGGTTGGAAAGGTCATGGCGGACTCCGGGGATGCCCGCCCATGGTACTCCCCGCACCGCCCCGCGGGTCAACGCGGGGCGGCGGGAAAGCTACTTCTTCTTCTTGGCCGGCGCCGCCGCGGCCTTCTTCACGGGCTCGGCGAGCTTGCTGGCGAGGTCGTTGCCGCGGCTGGTGGCACCGTGGATCACGGCCGGCTTGGCCTTCTTCGGCTTCTTGTCGTTGGACATGCTTTCTCCTTGAGGGTCCCCTCCGACAGCGGCGCGGACCTTCCCACCCAGCATGGCCCCAAAGGCGCGCAGGGGTCGGCTTTTTCCAGACTAATCTTTGACGGCCCAGCGCAGCTTGGCCGACGAGGAACGCGGATTGTCATGGCGCTCCTGGAACGAGGGGCGGATGGGCTCCGGGGCGACGTCCCGGTAGACGCCCGCCCGGTGGCCTTCCAGGAAGGCCTTCTTGACCCGACGGTCCTCGCCCGAGTGGAAGGTGAGGATGGCCACGCGCCCCCCCGGCTTCAGCGCCATGGGCAGCAGGGACAGGAACTGGTCCAGCACCTTGAGCTCGTCGTTAACGGCGATGCGCAGGGCCTGGAAGGTGCGCTGCAGGCTCGCGCGCGCCTCGTCCTCGGGGAGGACGCCCCGCACCAGCCGCGCCAGCTGCGTCGTGGTGGCCACGTCCTGCCCGTCCAGGGCGGCGGCGATGGCCTCGGCGTGGGGTTCGTCGGAGTTCTCCACCAGGAGCGCCGCCAGGTCCTCCCGGGCCAGGGCCTTCAGCAGGGCCGCGGCGGACCGCCCCCGGTTGGGGTTGAGCCGCAGGTCCAGGGGGCCGTCGCTCTTGTAGGTGAAGCCCCGGGCGGGGTTGTCGATCTGCATGCTGGAGACCCCCAGGTCCGCCAGGACGAAGTCCAGGCCCCCGCCGGTCTCCGGCAGGAGCGCGGGGAGCCCCGCGAAGTTCATGCGCTTGACCACCAGGACGTCCTCGCCGAACCCCAGGGCCCGCAGGCGGGCCTCGGTGCGCGGCAGCTCCAGCGGATCCACGTCCACGCCGAAGAGCCTGCCCCCGGGCTGGATCCGGGCCAGCAGCTCCTGGGCGTGGCCGCCGTAGCCCAGGGTGGCGTCCAGCCCCACCTCGCCGGGCCGCGGATCCAGGCACGCCAGGATCTCCGCCACGCAGATGGGCCGGTGGGTCCCCGCCGGCGTCTGCCCGCGGTCCATGACCTTCTGCAGTTCCGCGGCATGCAGGTCGGGGTTCAGCTCCTTGTACTTCTCCTCGAACCGCCGGGGGTGGGTGCCCTTGTAGCGGATCCGGCGTTGTCTCGGGGGCGGGGCATCGGTCATCCCTTGATTCTGGACCAGACCGGCCCCTCCCGGGGAACAGCTATGATGAAGCCATGACCCTCCCCGACCCTTGGCCCCTCTTCCAGGACCTCCGCTTCGCGGGCCAGCGGAACCACCCCCGCGGGGCCTGCTTCGTGGCCGAGGGCCGGATCCTCGTGGAGGACCTCCTGGCCTGGGGCCGCGCCGGGAAGGTGGAGGTGGTGGCCGTCCTGGCCGAGACCGCCTCGGCGGACGCCGTGCGCCCCCTGCTGCCGGAGGGCGCCGAGCTGATCGTCGCCACGCCCGCGGAGGTGGAGGCCCTCGCGGGCTTCCCCTTCCACCGGGGCCTCATGGCCGCGGCCCGGGTGCCCGATCCGCCCGGCCAGGATCGCCTGCGGGCCTGCCGGCGCCTGCTGGCGCTGCCCAGCGTCTCCGACGCCGAGAACCTGGGCCAGCTCCTGCGCACCGCGGCCGCCCTGGGCCTGGACGGGGTCCTCCAGGGACCCGGGCCCGACCCCTTCAGCCGCCGGGTGATCCGCGTGTCCATGGGCACCGCCTGGAAGCTCCCCGTCTGGCGCCGCGACGACGTGTGGGAGGCCCTCGAAGGCTGGAAGGCGGAGGGCGGCGAGGTGGTCGCCGCCGCCCTGGGCGGCGAGGACGTCCGCGCCTGGCGCCCCGCGGCCCGCACCGCCCTGGTGCTGGGCCCCGAGGGCCCGGGCCTCTCGGAGGCGGACCTGGCCCGCTGCGGCCGCACCGTGGGCATCGCCATGGCCCCGGGCGTGGACAGTCTCAACGTCGCCGCCGCCGGCGCCATCCTCATGCACCGCATGGTGGGCCCGTGACCCTCAACGCCGGCTTCTGCTACCGGGAGCGGGTGCAGCGGGGCGGCCTCACCGTCCTGGAGCACTTCGCGCGCCACCACCCCCACTCCACCCCAGAGCGGTGGCGGGAGCGCATCGAGGGGGGCGAGGTGGAGCTGGACGGCCGCGCCCCCGATCCCGCAGCGGTCCTCGCCCCTGGCCAGGAACTGGCCTGGCACCGCCCCCCCTGGGAGGAGCCGGAGGTGGACCTGGACATCCAGGTGGTCCACGAGGACGCCTTCCTCCTGGCCGTGGTGAAGCCCTCGGGCCTGCCCACCCTGCCCGGGGGCGGCTTCCTGGAGCACACGCTCATGGCCCTGGTGCGGGCCCGCTACCCCGGGTGCAGCCCCATGCACCGCCTCGGGCGGGGCACCTCGGGCCTCGTGCTCTTCGGCCGCACCCCCGAAGCCGGGGCGGCGCTGCAGGCCGCCTGGCGCGAGCACCGCGTGGAAAAACGCTACCGCGCCCTGGCGGCCGGCGACCCCGCCTGGGACGAGCTGGACATCCGGACCCCCATCGGCCCCGTGCCCCACCCCTGGCTGGGCACGGTCTTCGCCGCCAGCCCCGGGGGCAAGGCCTCCCGCAGCGTCGCCCGCGTCCTGGAGCGGCGCGGGGACGCCGCCCTGATGGAGGTGGACCTCCACACCGGCCGCCCCCACCAGATCCGCATCCACCTGGCCTCCGTGGGCCATCCCCTGGCAGGCGACCCCCTCTACGCCCCCGGAGGCCTGCCCCGGGAGGACCTCGTAGCGCTGCCGGGGGACCTGGGCTACCTTCTGCACGCCGAGCGCCTCGCCTTCCGGCATCCGGTCACGGGGCTGCCCATGGACCTGCGGGCGGAACCGCCCGAGCGGCTCCGGTCGCGAAGCGGGCCCACGCCATGAACCCCCCCTTCCTTCCCGGCCAGCGCTGGATCAGCCAGACCGAGCCCGACCTGGGCCTAGGCACGGTGCGCCTGGCCACGGCCCGCACCGTCACCGTGCACTTCGGCGCCACCGGCGAGACCCGGGAGTACGCCAGCGACCAGGCCCCCCTGCGCCGCGTCGAGTTCCTGGCCGGGGACACCGTGCGGGACCGCCTGGACCAGGACCTGGTGGTGGAGGCGGTCGCGCTGCGCTCGGGACTCCTGGTTTACTTGGGCGGGGGCCGCGAACTGCCCGAGGCCGACCTCGGCGACCGCCTCTCCTTCAGCGACCCCCTGCAGCGCCTGGTGGCCGGGGGCCAGGAAGGTCCCGAGGCCTTCGCCCTGCGCGTGGCGGGACTGGAGCACCAGCACCGGCGGCGCCGGTCCCCGGTGCGCGGATTCGCGGGGGGCCGCATCGAGCTGATCCCCCACCAGCTCCACATCGCCTCCGAGGTGACGGGGCGCCTGGCGCCGCGGGTGCTGCTGGCCGACGAGGTGGGCCTGGGCAAGACCATCGAGGCCTGCCTGATCCTGCACCGCCTGCTGCTCACGGGCCGCGCCGCGCGGGTCCTGGTCCTCCTGCCGGACTCGCTGGTGCACCAGTGGTTCCTGGAGCTGTACCGGCGCTTCAACCTCTGGTTCCACATCTTCGACGAGGAGCGCTGCGTGGCCCTGGAGGCCGGGGGCGCCAACCCCTTCCTGGACGATCAGCTGGTGCTGTGCGGCCTGGGCCTGCTCACCGGAAGCCCGGACCGGGCCCGGCAGGCCCTGGAGGCGGGCTGGGACCTGCTGGTGGTGGACGAGGCGCACCACCTGGAGGGCGCGGCCTACGGCGTGGTGGAAGCCCTGGGCGCCGCCGTGCCCGGGCTCCTCCTCCTCACGGCCACCCCGGAGCAGCTGGGCGTCCCCGGCCACTTCGCGCGGCTGCGGCTCCTGGATCCGGACCGCTTCCACGACCTGGACGCCTACCTGCGCCAGGCCGCGGACTACCGCGCCATCGCCGACCTGGCCGCGGGCCTCCTGGCCCCCGGCCCCCTGTCCCCGGCCCTGGCGGCGGACCTGGCCGCCCTGCTGGGCGAGGACCTGGGCTCGCGCCTGGAGGAGGCCCGCGCCGAGGCCCTGGACGCCCTCCTGGACCGCCACGGCACCGGCCGCGTGATGTTCCGCAACACCCGCGCCGCCGTCGCGGGCTTCCCGGGCCGCGTGGTGCACATGGCGCCCCTGGCCCCCGCCCCCCGCGATCCGCGCCTGGACTGGCTGGCGGACCTCCTTCGCTCCACCCCGGACAAGGTCCTGCTCATCTGCGCCACCCGGGCCCAGGCCGAGGCCGTCCACCAGGCCCTGAAGCTCCGGGTGCAGGTGAAGATGGCCGTCTTCCACGAGGGCCTCACCCTGGTTCAGCGGGACCGCAACGCGGCATGGTTCGCCGAGCCCCAGGGGGCGCGGCTCCTCCTCTGCTCCGAGATCGGCAGCGAGGGCCGCAACTTCCAGTTCGCCCACCACCTCGTCCTCTACGACCTCCCCCTGGATCCCGACCTCCTGGAACAGCGCATCGGGCGCCTGGACCGCATCGGGCAGACCCGGGAGGTGGAGCTCCACGTCCCCTACCCCACCGGCGGCGCCCACGAGGTGCTGGCGCGCTGGTACCACGAGGGCCTGGACGCCTTCCGTTCCAACCTCCACGGCGGACGCGAGCTCCTGGAGCGGTTCCGGGACCGCCTCGCCCGGACCGGCGACACCGCGGCGCTGGTGGAGGCCACCCGCGCCGCCCGGGAGGAGCTCCGCGACCGCCTGGAGCGGGGCCGGGACCGGCTGCTGGAGCTGAACTCCTTCCGCCCCGCGGCCTGCGCGGACCTGGTGGCCGAGCTCCGGCGCCAGGACGGGGACCGCGCCCTGGAGGGCTTCCTGCTCACGGTGTTCGAGCACCTCCTCGTGGACGTGGAGGAACTGGGGCCCCGCACCTACCAGCTGGGCTCCATGGGCGTCCTGGCCGAGGCCCTGCCCGGCCTGTCCGCGGAGGGCCTCACCGTCACCTTCGACCGGGAGCGGGCCCTGGCCCGGGAGGACCTCCAGTTCCTCACCTGGGACCACCCCCTGGTGAGCGGGACCCTGGACCTCCTGCTGGGCGGCGCCAGGGGGACCTCCTGCTTCAGCCGGTGGCCGGATCCCAAGGGCTCGGGCCTCTACCTGGAGGCCGTCTACGTCCTGGCCTGCGCCGCCCCGCCCCACCTCCACGTGGACCGCTTCCTGCCCCCCACGCCCCTGCGCGTGGTGGTGGACGCCCAGGGCCGCGACCTCACCCGGACCCTCCCCAGGGCCCTCCTGGCCCGCAGCGCCAGGCCCGCCCCCGGGCATGGCCTCCTGTCCCGGCCCGAGGTGCGCCAGGACCTGCTCCCACGCATGCTGGCGCAGGCTGGCCGGTTGGTCGAAAGCCGGGCGCCCGGCCTCCTGGCCAAGGCCCGGCAGGACCTGGCAGCCCAGCTGGACCGCGAATACGGGCGGCTGGAGGCCCTGCGCCGGGTGAACGGCGGCGTCGGCCCCGGGGACCTCGCCCGTCTGCTCGAGCAGAAGACGGCCCTGGACAAGCACCTGCGGGAAGCCCGGCTCCGGCTGGACGCGATCCACGTGATCCACCGGGGCTGAAGGCCAGGCCAGAAAGTTTCAATATATAGTTCATTCAACATCGGATTCCGCGTTTGACATTGGTTGGGTGGGCATTAATTTTTTATATTGCTCTGTACGAGGAGCGCCATCACGAGGATCCCCATGCGCGGCCATTTCCATGTTCCCCTTCCCGGCATCCTCGTCCTGTCCGCCTGTCAAGGCGGCGGCCCAGGCCCCACCCTCCTGGGACGCCGGTTCCACGCAGCGGGAAGGTTCCCGGACCACCTGGGATAAACTTGCCCCGCTCCTCCCTGCGATGCCCGCCACCCAACCCCAGAAAGGGAAACCCCCATGCACCTCCGCCCCGTCGCCATCGTCCTCGCAGCGGGCGCTCTCGCCCTCCCCGCCCATGCCCAGTTCTGGGACGCCCTCATCAACCCGGACGTCCAGGTTACCCTCACCCACCCCCCGGGCCTGGGCATCAAGGTCCAGCGCGTGGCCTTCGCCCCGGTGAACAACTCGGCTGCCGAGGACCTCCTCTCGGCCTGCATCGCCGACCTCACGTCCTCGGGCCAGCTGGAGGTCCTGGACCGGGGCAACATCGAGAAGGTCCTGGGCGAGCAGAAATTGTCCAACTCGGGCCTCGTGGACGAGAAGACCGCGGTGGAGCTGGGCAGGCTCCTGGGATCCCCCGTGCTGCTGTTCGTGAAGGTCCAGCGGTCCGACGTCAAGCACATCCCCCTGCAGAAGACCGACGCCGCCTGGACGGACAAGAAGGGCGAGTACCACCCCGCCGTCACCACGTACACCTCCAAGACCCAGGTGGAGTTCAACGGGTCGATCCAGGCCGTGGACCTGGCCACGGGCCGCATCTACAGCCAGCAGCGCATCGCCGTGTCCCCCAGCCGCGAGACGTCCTCCACCCAGGGCCGGCCCGAGTACCCCTCGGACACCGAGGTGCGGGAGATGGCCGTGAACATGGCCAGGGACCAGGTGCACAAGATGCTCCTGTCCTGGACCGAGCAGCGCAAGCTGATCTTCTACGACGACAAGGACTACGGCATGAAGGACGCCTACAAGCGCCTGCAGCTGCAGGACGGCCGCGGCGCCCTGGCCAGGTCCCTGGAGGCCCTGGAGGCCGCCAGGACCGACCCCAAGTGCAAGCCGAAGTACCTCGGCCGCACCAGCTACAACGTCGGCATGTGCCAGTTCATCCTCGGCGACTACGCCGCGGCCCTCCCCTTCCTCAAGGCCGCCCGCGAGACCGACCCCACCCACAAGATCTTCTCCAATGCCGAGGCCGAGTGCCTTCGCGCCGTCAGCCTGATGGAGGAGATGACCAAGGTGGACGCCCGCAGCGCCAAGGTGGAGCTGGAGGCGCCCAGGGCCGAGCCCGCGCGGGCCCCGGAGCCCGCGGCCGCCAAGGGCGGTGCCTCCGCGGAGGACCGCCTCACCAGGCTGGAGTCGCTGCGGAAGAAGGGCCTGATCTCGCCCGAGGACTACAAGGCCAAGAAGGCCGAGATCATGAAGGACCTTTAGGGGGTTCTACACCCCCTCCGCCTCCACGTGGCGCGCCTGCTCCTGCATGAGCAGCGCGCCCACCTCCTTCTTGATGGCGTTGAACTCCGGCGAGGCGGGGTCCCGCATCCGCGGCAGGTCCACGGCCAGGTCCAGCTTCACCGTGCCCGGGCGGTAGGTCATGAGCACCGTCCGGTCGGCGAGGTAGATGGACTCCTCGAGGCTGTGGGTGACGAACACCACGGTCTTCCTCAGCTCCGACCACACCCGCAGCAGCTCGTCCTGGAGCGTGCGGCGCGTGAGCGCGTCCAGGGCCCCGAAGGGCTCGTCCATGAGCAGGATGGGGGAATCCAGGGCCAGCACCCGCGCGATGGCCACCCGCTGGCGCATGCCCCCGGACAGGTCCCTGGGGAACCGGGACCGGAACTCCTCCAGGCGCAGCATGGCCAGGAGCCCGCCCACGGTGTCCCGGATCTCCGCCGCGGGGCGCCCCTTGATCTCGAGGCCGAAGGCGATGTTGGCCTCCACGGTCATCCAGGGGAAGAGGGCGTACTCCTGGAACACCATGCCCCGGTCGGGCCCGGGCGCGGCGACCGGGGCGCCGTCGACCGTCACGGTCCCTCCGGTCGGCCCGATGAAGCCGGCGATGACGTTGAGCAGGGTGGACTTCCCGCAGCCGGAAGGCCCCAGGAGGCACACGAACTCGCCCCTGCCGATGTCCAGGCTGATGTCCTGCAGGGCCGTCACCGTCTGGCCCGCCCCCTCGAAGCGCTTGCCCACGCCCTGGATCCGGATGTGCGCGTCCATCACTGCTCCAGTCCGCGGTGCCAGCGCAGCAGCCACCGGCTGAGGCGGTTCATGAGGGTGTCGATGCCCAGGCCCAGGAGGCCGATGGTGAACATGCCCGCGATGATCTTGTCCGACCACATGTACTCCCGGGCCTCCAGGATCCGGTAGCCCAGGCCGTTGTTCACCGCGATCATCTCCGCGACGATCACCACGATGAACGCCGTGCCCATGCCGATGCGCGCCCCGGCCATGATGTAGGGCGCCGCCGCGGGCAGGATGACCCGGCGGAAGGTGGTGGCCCGCCCCGCGCCCAGGTTCCGGGCCACCCGCAGGTAGATGCCGTCCACGTGCTGCACCCCGGCGATGGTGTTCACCAGCACCGGGAAGAAGGCCCCCAGGCTGATGAGGAAGAAGGCCGGCGGATTGCCCAGGCCGAACCAGAGGATGGCAAGGGGGATGTAGGCGATGGGCGGGATGGGCCGCAGCACCTGCACCAGGGGGTCGAAGAGGGTATTGGCCAGCCGGCTGTAGCCCATGGCCAGCCCGAGGGGCAGCGCGAGGCCCGTGCCCAGGGCGAAGCCCACCAGCACGCGGTAGAGGCTGCCGCAGGCGTCCCGGGGCAGCTCCCCCGACACCAGCCACGCGATCCGGGACATGGCGGCGGGATCGAAGGCCTCCAGCGGCCGCAGGTAGGCCAGCCAGCGCGCGGCCACCGCCAGGGGCGAGGGCAGGATGATGGCGTTGAAGACCCCGAGGGAGGCCAGCGCCTGCCAGGTCAGCAGGATCCCCAGGGGCACCAGGACGCCGCGAAGGAAGCGCCGCATGGGCCTACTTCACCTTCAGGTCGGCCTTGGCCTGCGCGAGCAGGTCCAGACGGGTCCAGTCCGCCGCCCTGGGCGGGTTCGCCATGCGGCCGACCTTGTACTTGGCCATGAGGTCCGTGGTCACCTGGATGTGCTCGACCGTGATGTCGTAGGTGAAGGGCGAGTTGCCGATGGCGTCCTGGTACTCCTCCTTCGAGAGCTGGTTGCTGAACATCTTCTCCCGCACGAAGCGCTCGGCGAGGGCCTGGTCCTGGAGGAAGGCCCGGGTGGCGTCCACGAAGCACCGCATGAACCGCAGCGCCACGTCCCGGCGCTGGTAGAGCTTCTCGGTCATCACCAGCGCGCGGACGGGCTCGCCCATGGGGGTGTCGTAGGGCTTCATGACCTCGGTTCCGAAGCCCCGCCGGATGGCCTGGGAGGAGTACGGCTCGGACTGGCACATGGCGTCGATGTTGCCCGACATGAGGGCCTGGTTCAGGTCCGGGAAGGCCAGGTACACGACCTGCACGTCCTTCCCGGGCTGGTCGGCCCACGTGAGATTGTGCTTGGCCAGCTCCGCCAGGAGCAGCAGCTCCTGCGCCCCGCCGCGGGCCACGCCCAC from Geothrix sp. 21YS21S-2 includes these protein-coding regions:
- a CDS encoding CsgG/HfaB family protein; the encoded protein is MHLRPVAIVLAAGALALPAHAQFWDALINPDVQVTLTHPPGLGIKVQRVAFAPVNNSAAEDLLSACIADLTSSGQLEVLDRGNIEKVLGEQKLSNSGLVDEKTAVELGRLLGSPVLLFVKVQRSDVKHIPLQKTDAAWTDKKGEYHPAVTTYTSKTQVEFNGSIQAVDLATGRIYSQQRIAVSPSRETSSTQGRPEYPSDTEVREMAVNMARDQVHKMLLSWTEQRKLIFYDDKDYGMKDAYKRLQLQDGRGALARSLEALEAARTDPKCKPKYLGRTSYNVGMCQFILGDYAAALPFLKAARETDPTHKIFSNAEAECLRAVSLMEEMTKVDARSAKVELEAPRAEPARAPEPAAAKGGASAEDRLTRLESLRKKGLISPEDYKAKKAEIMKDL
- a CDS encoding ABC transporter permease, yielding MRRFLRGVLVPLGILLTWQALASLGVFNAIILPSPLAVAARWLAYLRPLEAFDPAAMSRIAWLVSGELPRDACGSLYRVLVGFALGTGLALPLGLAMGYSRLANTLFDPLVQVLRPIPPIAYIPLAILWFGLGNPPAFFLISLGAFFPVLVNTIAGVQHVDGIYLRVARNLGAGRATTFRRVILPAAAPYIMAGARIGMGTAFIVVIVAEMIAVNNGLGYRILEAREYMWSDKIIAGMFTIGLLGLGIDTLMNRLSRWLLRWHRGLEQ
- a CDS encoding helicase-related protein, which gives rise to MNPPFLPGQRWISQTEPDLGLGTVRLATARTVTVHFGATGETREYASDQAPLRRVEFLAGDTVRDRLDQDLVVEAVALRSGLLVYLGGGRELPEADLGDRLSFSDPLQRLVAGGQEGPEAFALRVAGLEHQHRRRRSPVRGFAGGRIELIPHQLHIASEVTGRLAPRVLLADEVGLGKTIEACLILHRLLLTGRAARVLVLLPDSLVHQWFLELYRRFNLWFHIFDEERCVALEAGGANPFLDDQLVLCGLGLLTGSPDRARQALEAGWDLLVVDEAHHLEGAAYGVVEALGAAVPGLLLLTATPEQLGVPGHFARLRLLDPDRFHDLDAYLRQAADYRAIADLAAGLLAPGPLSPALAADLAALLGEDLGSRLEEARAEALDALLDRHGTGRVMFRNTRAAVAGFPGRVVHMAPLAPAPRDPRLDWLADLLRSTPDKVLLICATRAQAEAVHQALKLRVQVKMAVFHEGLTLVQRDRNAAWFAEPQGARLLLCSEIGSEGRNFQFAHHLVLYDLPLDPDLLEQRIGRLDRIGQTREVELHVPYPTGGAHEVLARWYHEGLDAFRSNLHGGRELLERFRDRLARTGDTAALVEATRAAREELRDRLERGRDRLLELNSFRPAACADLVAELRRQDGDRALEGFLLTVFEHLLVDVEELGPRTYQLGSMGVLAEALPGLSAEGLTVTFDRERALAREDLQFLTWDHPLVSGTLDLLLGGARGTSCFSRWPDPKGSGLYLEAVYVLACAAPPHLHVDRFLPPTPLRVVVDAQGRDLTRTLPRALLARSARPAPGHGLLSRPEVRQDLLPRMLAQAGRLVESRAPGLLAKARQDLAAQLDREYGRLEALRRVNGGVGPGDLARLLEQKTALDKHLREARLRLDAIHVIHRG
- a CDS encoding ABC transporter ATP-binding protein encodes the protein MDAHIRIQGVGKRFEGAGQTVTALQDISLDIGRGEFVCLLGPSGCGKSTLLNVIAGFIGPTGGTVTVDGAPVAAPGPDRGMVFQEYALFPWMTVEANIAFGLEIKGRPAAEIRDTVGGLLAMLRLEEFRSRFPRDLSGGMRQRVAIARVLALDSPILLMDEPFGALDALTRRTLQDELLRVWSELRKTVVFVTHSLEESIYLADRTVLMTYRPGTVKLDLAVDLPRMRDPASPEFNAIKKEVGALLMQEQARHVEAEGV
- a CDS encoding ABC transporter substrate-binding protein; protein product: MKRSVLVAILALVAANALMAQDLVRLGNLKFAHYGAVSYMKELAPKYGLRIEERMFAKGIDINPAMLAGEIDVSASAADAAIAGRAAGVPLVVVAGFAKGGARIVARTQLGIRTVEGLKGRKVGVARGGAQELLLLAELAKHNLTWADQPGKDVQVVYLAFPDLNQALMSGNIDAMCQSEPYSSQAIRRGFGTEVMKPYDTPMGEPVRALVMTEKLYQRRDVALRFMRCFVDATRAFLQDQALAERFVREKMFSNQLSKEEYQDAIGNSPFTYDITVEHIQVTTDLMAKYKVGRMANPPRAADWTRLDLLAQAKADLKVK